Proteins encoded in a region of the Geobacillus genomosp. 3 genome:
- a CDS encoding acyl-CoA dehydrogenase family protein, translated as MNELYHLIVRTERERELYEQARHLAGRFAARAANYDEQAEFPFADFADLKEAGFLSFTVPTEYGGQGASLYELVLVQEVLAQGSGATALSFGWHASILMRLFLLRRWPQSMLTRLAKEVTEHHVLINSAHSERATGSPARGGKPETSAVLRDGRWVLRGRKAFASLAPALDYVLISATIEDSGQVGEFLVPMASPGVRIEPAWNTLGMRATRSDDLILDGVEIEQEALVEMLEKPTGAVPAQGWLLHVPACYLGIAIAARHEAIRFAQTYQPNTLSQPIASTPEVQRKIAEMEWRLVHARHFLYTIADLWDRYPDKRSEMKEELATAKLVATNTALEVVDWAMRIVGGQSLFADNPLGRYYRDVRAGLHNPPADDLTLAWLVKRVLANHPPSEPSNH; from the coding sequence ATGAACGAATTGTACCATTTGATCGTGCGGACTGAGCGGGAACGGGAACTGTACGAACAGGCGCGGCACCTCGCCGGGCGGTTCGCGGCGCGAGCGGCGAATTATGACGAACAGGCGGAGTTTCCTTTTGCCGATTTTGCCGATTTAAAGGAAGCGGGTTTCCTTTCGTTCACTGTTCCAACTGAATACGGCGGCCAAGGGGCGTCGCTTTATGAGTTGGTGTTGGTGCAAGAAGTGCTTGCCCAAGGCAGCGGTGCTACCGCCTTGTCGTTCGGGTGGCATGCGAGCATCTTGATGCGTCTGTTTTTGCTTCGCCGCTGGCCGCAATCGATGCTCACCCGCTTGGCCAAAGAGGTGACAGAACACCATGTGCTCATTAACAGCGCCCATTCCGAGCGGGCGACCGGCAGCCCCGCGCGCGGCGGCAAGCCGGAAACGTCCGCCGTCCTTCGCGATGGCCGCTGGGTGCTCCGTGGACGAAAGGCATTTGCGTCGTTAGCTCCGGCGTTGGATTACGTACTGATTTCGGCCACAATTGAAGACAGCGGCCAAGTCGGGGAATTCCTTGTGCCGATGGCGTCCCCGGGTGTCCGCATCGAGCCCGCATGGAACACGCTCGGCATGCGGGCGACGCGCAGCGACGATCTCATCTTAGATGGTGTCGAGATCGAACAGGAAGCGTTGGTGGAGATGCTGGAGAAACCGACCGGTGCAGTGCCGGCGCAAGGATGGCTTTTGCATGTCCCGGCATGCTACTTAGGGATCGCCATCGCCGCCCGCCATGAGGCGATCCGCTTTGCCCAAACGTACCAGCCGAACACGTTGTCGCAGCCGATCGCCTCAACGCCGGAGGTGCAGCGGAAAATCGCCGAGATGGAGTGGCGCCTCGTTCACGCCCGCCATTTTCTGTACACCATCGCCGACTTGTGGGACCGTTATCCCGACAAACGGTCCGAGATGAAGGAGGAATTGGCAACCGCCAAGCTTGTTGCTACGAACACCGCGCTTGAGGTCGTCGATTGGGCGATGCGCATCGTTGGCGGGCAAAGTTTATTCGCTGATAACCCACTCGGACGCTATTATCGGGATGTCCGCGCCGGTCTGCACAATCCGCCAGCCGATGACTTAACGCTCGCATGGCTGGTAAAACGGGTGTTGGCCAATCACCCGCCAAGCGAACCAAGCAACCATTAA
- a CDS encoding aminotransferase class V-fold PLP-dependent enzyme, producing the protein MIHAKIGSATYTCRGELEDHFQPFRDGTIGRFHPFSTPFGEQRLIYADWTASGRLYRPIEEKMVRELGPFVGNTHTESNVTGTKMTLAYQYAKDIIKQHVHAGRDDVLIMQGAGMTSAVNKLQRLLGLRVPERWKPHLPLTDDERPVVFVTHMEHHSNLLSWTETIAEVVTIRPTANGGVDLDHLRELLKRYRQRPQKIGAFTACSNVTGLETPYHELAKLMHEYGGLCFVDFAASAPYVRIDMHPDDPLEKLDAIYFSPHKFLGGPGSAGVLIFDSRLYDQKAPDHPGGGTVYWTDPWGHYEYVEAVEEREDGGTPLFWQTIKAALAIQLKEQMNITKMGAREKELVSLLLPALQDIPGVHVLEGHRSDRLGIVSFVIEGLHYNLVVKLLNDRFGIQARGGCSCAGPYGHYLLGIDQEQSAALLKEVKSGNALAKPGWIRLSLHPTMTNEEVYAIIRAVRQIARYGRRWQDEYEYDAAKNEFVHRGDDRYIRHFFLF; encoded by the coding sequence GTGATTCACGCAAAAATTGGAAGCGCCACCTATACGTGTCGCGGCGAGCTCGAGGACCACTTCCAACCGTTTCGCGACGGAACAATCGGCCGGTTTCATCCGTTTTCTACGCCGTTTGGCGAACAGCGGCTCATCTACGCCGACTGGACGGCGAGCGGACGGCTGTACCGGCCGATTGAAGAGAAAATGGTTCGCGAACTTGGTCCATTTGTCGGCAACACGCATACGGAGTCAAATGTGACCGGAACAAAAATGACGCTTGCGTATCAATACGCCAAAGACATCATCAAACAGCACGTTCACGCCGGGAGGGACGACGTATTGATCATGCAAGGAGCCGGCATGACGAGCGCCGTCAACAAACTGCAGCGCTTGCTTGGCTTGCGCGTACCGGAACGATGGAAGCCGCATCTTCCGCTTACAGATGATGAGCGTCCGGTCGTCTTCGTCACCCATATGGAGCATCATTCGAATTTATTATCATGGACCGAAACGATCGCTGAAGTCGTCACGATTCGGCCCACCGCCAACGGTGGGGTTGATCTTGATCATTTGCGCGAGCTGCTCAAGCGCTACCGGCAGAGGCCGCAAAAAATCGGCGCATTCACCGCCTGCTCGAACGTCACTGGTCTAGAGACGCCGTATCACGAATTGGCCAAACTCATGCATGAATACGGCGGACTTTGTTTTGTCGATTTTGCCGCTTCCGCTCCGTACGTCCGCATCGATATGCACCCGGATGATCCACTCGAAAAGCTCGATGCCATTTATTTTTCTCCGCATAAGTTTCTCGGTGGGCCGGGAAGCGCCGGCGTGCTTATTTTTGACAGTCGATTGTACGACCAGAAGGCGCCGGACCATCCGGGCGGCGGGACGGTGTATTGGACTGATCCATGGGGGCATTATGAGTACGTGGAAGCAGTCGAAGAGCGGGAAGACGGGGGAACACCGCTATTTTGGCAAACGATCAAAGCAGCGCTCGCCATCCAACTGAAAGAGCAGATGAATATCACGAAGATGGGCGCCCGGGAAAAAGAACTCGTTTCGCTCCTGCTGCCGGCGTTACAGGACATCCCTGGTGTTCATGTGCTAGAAGGACATCGGAGCGACCGTCTTGGCATTGTTTCGTTCGTGATCGAGGGACTTCATTATAATCTTGTCGTCAAACTGCTTAACGACCGCTTCGGCATTCAGGCACGCGGTGGTTGCTCATGCGCCGGCCCGTACGGCCATTATTTGCTTGGCATTGATCAAGAACAGTCGGCTGCCTTGCTGAAGGAAGTCAAAAGCGGCAACGCCCTCGCCAAACCGGGTTGGATACGTCTATCGCTCCACCCGACGATGACGAATGAAGAAGTGTATGCGATCATTCGCGCCGTCCGCCAAATCGCCCGCTATGGCCGCCGCTGGCAAGATGAATACGAATACGATGCGGCAAAAAACGAGTTTGTCCACCGTGGTGATGACCGGTATATCCGGCATTTTTTCCTCTTTTAA
- a CDS encoding acyl-CoA thioesterase, with protein sequence MKTHTITINPRFCETDALGHLSNISYFIYLEEARTRLFDELSYGGRTGNWHFILASAKCDFVNQGFFGRRLRVETNVSRIGHKSFQCIHRIIEEETGQLIAIGEAAVVYFNFHTQMSEPLPDDLRALLAQYLVSAVEETNSSVRCEKQ encoded by the coding sequence ATGAAAACACATACGATCACAATTAATCCTCGCTTTTGCGAAACTGACGCGCTCGGGCATTTAAGCAATATCAGCTATTTCATTTATTTGGAGGAAGCGCGCACCCGCTTATTCGATGAATTAAGCTATGGAGGACGAACTGGCAATTGGCATTTTATTTTGGCGTCTGCGAAATGCGATTTTGTCAATCAAGGGTTTTTTGGCCGGCGACTCCGTGTCGAAACGAACGTCTCCCGCATCGGTCATAAAAGTTTTCAATGCATTCACCGCATTATTGAAGAAGAGACTGGCCAACTGATCGCCATCGGGGAAGCGGCAGTCGTCTACTTCAACTTCCATACGCAAATGAGCGAACCGCTTCCAGATGACTTGCGGGCGTTGCTTGCGCAATACCTCGTCTCCGCTGTCGAGGAGACAAATTCATCTGTTCGCTGCGAAAAACAATGA
- a CDS encoding Na+/H+ antiporter NhaC family protein, producing MEGTWWSLLPFLLIIPLAVWLKEILPGLVVGLLVGALCLEQSVIGAIERTVSAILHSLSDLEHIKVAAFLYLFGSLVGMMQITGGIKGFVERLSGRIRTKRGLLLFVWLTVPVTFFMPMFRIMLLGPVMKAVLRQFRIDRRRMAYIIDVSTEPIIVLLPAATAFVGFMTSVVAAALAQNDIRESAYDMFLRSLPYNLFAIITLIVGLLTTLLNIRIGRPQTKKGEGETNELHGLGLRKELALIAGEPLHLFVPLALLLGLTFVFFVYDGRQRGARDWFEAFSEADATWAMLLALFVTILLSMVFYLWRKQSLSELIYHFFAGGNELMAPIGMLILVWAVSAVAGELGFTAYVASTFGTWLPGPFVPAAVFLAGSFLSYFIGSSWGTWGIFMPLGVTLAHATGAPLEMTVGAVFASGTFGAFASPLGDTTITTAAIMDMDLMSYAKYKLRISLICAGLSLAGYVLLPLWVG from the coding sequence GTGGAAGGAACCTGGTGGTCGCTGTTGCCTTTTCTTCTCATCATTCCACTTGCTGTTTGGCTGAAAGAAATTTTGCCCGGCCTCGTTGTCGGTCTGCTTGTCGGGGCGCTCTGCCTTGAGCAGTCGGTCATTGGGGCCATCGAGCGAACCGTCTCCGCCATTCTTCATTCGCTTAGCGATCTTGAACATATCAAAGTAGCAGCGTTTTTATATTTGTTCGGTTCGCTTGTCGGCATGATGCAAATTACCGGCGGGATCAAAGGGTTTGTCGAAAGGCTTTCCGGGCGCATCCGCACGAAGCGCGGGCTGCTTTTATTCGTTTGGCTGACAGTGCCGGTAACGTTTTTCATGCCGATGTTCCGCATTATGCTGCTTGGGCCGGTGATGAAGGCGGTGCTTCGCCAGTTTCGCATCGACCGTCGCCGCATGGCGTACATCATCGATGTCTCGACTGAGCCGATCATCGTGCTGTTGCCGGCGGCGACGGCGTTTGTCGGCTTCATGACCTCAGTGGTGGCGGCAGCGCTGGCGCAAAACGATATTCGTGAATCAGCGTATGATATGTTTTTACGCAGTTTGCCATACAACTTGTTTGCCATTATCACCCTTATTGTCGGGCTGTTGACGACGCTGTTGAACATTCGGATTGGCAGACCGCAGACCAAAAAAGGGGAAGGCGAAACGAATGAACTGCACGGTCTCGGGCTGCGCAAAGAACTGGCGCTTATCGCCGGAGAGCCGCTTCATCTTTTCGTCCCGTTGGCGCTGCTGCTCGGATTAACGTTTGTCTTTTTTGTCTATGACGGCCGTCAGCGTGGAGCGCGCGATTGGTTTGAGGCGTTTTCCGAAGCCGATGCGACATGGGCGATGCTTTTGGCGCTGTTTGTAACGATCCTATTGTCCATGGTGTTTTACTTGTGGCGCAAGCAGTCGCTCTCGGAACTCATTTATCATTTTTTCGCCGGGGGCAACGAGCTTATGGCGCCGATCGGCATGTTGATTCTCGTTTGGGCCGTATCGGCGGTAGCCGGGGAGCTCGGATTCACTGCTTACGTGGCCTCGACGTTTGGGACATGGCTTCCCGGGCCGTTCGTGCCGGCGGCCGTGTTTTTAGCCGGCTCGTTTCTGTCCTATTTTATCGGGTCGTCATGGGGGACGTGGGGCATTTTCATGCCCCTTGGCGTCACACTCGCCCATGCGACCGGAGCGCCGCTTGAGATGACCGTCGGCGCGGTGTTTGCGAGCGGAACGTTCGGTGCGTTCGCTTCACCGCTCGGCGATACAACGATTACAACGGCGGCAATTATGGATATGGATTTGATGAGTTATGCAAAATATAAGTTGCGCATCTCCCTCATTTGTGCTGGGCTGTCGCTCGCTGGGTACGTGCTTTTGCCGCTTTGGGTCGGTTAG
- the treR gene encoding trehalose operon repressor: MHENKYLAIYHDLVSRIRHGEWKAYDKLPSENELAVRYETSRETIRKALNLLSEHGYIQKMKGKGSIVLDVGKYDFPVSGLVSFKELAQTMKQPVRTIVHELAVVKPDGELRQQLRASSKDDVWKVVRVREIGGERIILDKDFFLKKYVPVLTKEICEDSIYEYLETKLHLPISFAKKEMSVDEATEDDRRYLDLNGDDRVVVVKNYVYLNDAALFQYTESRHRLDKFRFVDFARRK; this comes from the coding sequence ATGCATGAAAACAAATATTTAGCCATTTATCACGATCTCGTTTCCCGCATCCGTCATGGGGAATGGAAGGCGTACGATAAGCTGCCGTCAGAAAATGAGCTGGCTGTCCGGTATGAGACATCGCGCGAGACGATTCGCAAAGCGCTCAACTTATTGTCCGAGCACGGATACATCCAAAAAATGAAAGGAAAAGGGTCGATTGTGCTTGATGTCGGCAAATACGACTTTCCGGTCTCCGGGCTTGTCAGCTTCAAAGAGCTGGCGCAAACGATGAAACAGCCGGTGCGGACGATCGTCCATGAACTGGCGGTCGTGAAGCCGGACGGCGAGCTTCGGCAGCAGCTTCGCGCATCAAGCAAAGATGATGTTTGGAAAGTCGTGCGCGTTCGCGAAATCGGCGGGGAGCGGATCATTTTAGATAAAGATTTTTTCTTAAAAAAATATGTTCCGGTATTGACGAAAGAGATTTGCGAAGACTCAATTTATGAATATTTGGAAACGAAACTTCATTTGCCGATCAGCTTCGCGAAAAAGGAAATGTCGGTCGATGAGGCAACGGAGGACGACCGCCGCTATTTGGATCTAAATGGCGATGACCGCGTCGTTGTCGTGAAAAACTACGTCTATTTAAACGATGCGGCCTTGTTTCAATACACGGAATCGCGGCACCGGCTTGACAAGTTTCGTTTTGTCGACTTTGCCCGTCGGAAATGA
- the treC gene encoding alpha,alpha-phosphotrehalase, whose protein sequence is MSTTPWWKKAVVYQIYPKSFRDTNGDGIGDLPGIIEKLDYLKELGVDVIWLTPIYASPQRDNGYDISDYFAIHHAYGTMADFDRLLNEVHARGMKLVMDMVVNHTSTDHEWFKQASASKTSPYRHFYIWRDPKPDGSAPNNWQSKFGGSAWEYDEQTGQYYLHLFDVTQADLNWENEELRRRIYEMMHFWLQKGVDGFRLDVINLLSKDQRFPDDDGSIPPGDGRRFYTDGPRIHEFLQEMNREVFSQYDVMTVGEMSSTTIDHCIRYTNPKNRELNMTFNFHHLKVDYPNGEKWAVAPFDFLALKRILSEWQVRMHEGGGWNALFWCNHDQPRIVSRYGDDGTYWKESAKMLATAIHLMQGTPYIYQGEEIGMTDPKFTDIRDYRDVESLNMYRILLEEGKSEQEVLDILQRKSRDNSRTPMQWDDSAHAGFTSGTPWIRVADNYRHINVKQALADRDSIFYHYKRLIEMRKQYDIITTGRYELLLADDPHLFAYMRHGDGEKLLVVNNFYPVKTTFVLPKEAGADGWKGERLLSNYPDSPDDFRRIDLRPYESVVYLLRRP, encoded by the coding sequence GTGTCAACAACACCATGGTGGAAAAAAGCGGTTGTGTATCAAATTTATCCGAAGAGCTTCCGTGATACGAACGGGGACGGCATCGGCGATTTGCCCGGGATCATCGAAAAGCTCGATTATTTGAAAGAACTTGGCGTTGACGTGATTTGGCTGACGCCGATTTATGCGTCGCCGCAGCGCGACAACGGCTATGACATCAGCGACTATTTCGCCATTCATCATGCGTACGGGACGATGGCTGACTTTGACCGCTTGCTTAATGAGGTGCATGCGCGCGGCATGAAGCTTGTCATGGACATGGTCGTCAATCATACGTCGACCGACCATGAATGGTTCAAGCAGGCGAGTGCATCCAAGACGAGTCCGTACCGCCATTTTTACATTTGGCGCGACCCGAAGCCGGACGGCAGCGCGCCGAACAACTGGCAGTCGAAATTCGGCGGTTCGGCGTGGGAATATGATGAACAAACTGGGCAATATTATTTGCATTTGTTCGATGTGACACAAGCCGACTTGAATTGGGAAAACGAAGAACTGCGCCGCCGCATTTACGAGATGATGCATTTTTGGCTGCAAAAAGGGGTCGACGGCTTCCGGCTCGATGTCATCAACTTGCTGTCCAAAGACCAGCGCTTCCCGGACGATGACGGCTCGATTCCACCGGGCGATGGACGCCGCTTCTATACGGACGGGCCGCGCATCCACGAGTTTTTGCAAGAGATGAACCGGGAAGTGTTTTCTCAATATGACGTCATGACCGTCGGGGAAATGTCGTCGACGACGATCGACCATTGCATCCGTTACACGAATCCGAAAAACCGCGAACTCAATATGACGTTTAACTTCCATCACTTGAAAGTCGATTACCCGAACGGGGAAAAATGGGCGGTCGCCCCGTTTGATTTCCTCGCCTTAAAACGCATTTTGTCGGAGTGGCAAGTGCGGATGCACGAAGGCGGGGGCTGGAACGCGCTTTTTTGGTGCAACCACGACCAGCCGCGCATTGTGTCGCGCTACGGCGATGACGGAACGTATTGGAAAGAGTCGGCGAAAATGTTGGCGACGGCGATTCATCTTATGCAAGGGACGCCATACATTTACCAAGGCGAAGAAATCGGCATGACCGACCCGAAATTCACCGATATTCGCGATTACCGGGACGTCGAGTCGCTTAATATGTACCGGATTTTGCTTGAAGAAGGCAAAAGTGAACAAGAGGTGTTAGACATTTTGCAGCGGAAGTCGCGCGACAATTCGCGCACGCCGATGCAATGGGACGACAGCGCTCATGCCGGTTTCACATCCGGGACGCCGTGGATTCGCGTCGCCGACAACTATCGGCACATCAACGTAAAACAGGCGCTTGCCGATCGTGATTCGATTTTTTATCACTATAAGCGGCTGATTGAGATGCGCAAGCAGTATGACATTATTACGACCGGCCGCTACGAGTTGCTCCTTGCCGACGATCCGCACCTTTTCGCCTATATGCGCCATGGTGACGGGGAGAAGCTGCTTGTCGTCAATAACTTTTATCCGGTCAAAACGACGTTCGTGCTGCCAAAAGAAGCGGGAGCGGACGGTTGGAAGGGCGAGCGGCTGTTGTCCAACTATCCGGATTCACCGGACGATTTTCGCCGCATCGACCTGCGTCCGTACGAATCAGTTGTTTATCTTCTGCGCCGTCCATGA
- the treP gene encoding PTS system trehalose-specific EIIBC component, with protein MGAYEQTAAQIVEAIGGKENIVAATHCVTRLRFALKDEGKVDKEALERIDVVKGSFSANGQFQVVIGQGLVDKVYNDLVELTGVGRATKQEIKDAAEAKLNPLQRAIKTLADIFIPILPAIVTAGLLMGINNVLTGPGIFYEGKSFVDVHQQWADLANIINLIANTAFVFLPGLIGWSAVTKFGGSPLLGIVLGLMLVHPDLLNAWGWGAAKQEGEIPVWNLFGLEVQKVGYQGQVLPVLVASYVLAKIELFLRKRIPDAFQLLLVAPLALLVTGFLAFIAIGPVTFTIGNAITSLFVGIFDNVPAIGGLLYGALYAPLVVTGMHHTFLPVDLQLITSTGGTFLWPILVMSNIAQGSAALAMMFVAKDEKLRGLSFTSAVSAYLGITEPAMFGVNLRFRFPFIAAMVGAAIAGMFITINKVIAPSIGVGGLPGFLSIVPQKWLPFFIGMAIAIAVPFVLTFIFGKVRKAAR; from the coding sequence ATGGGGGCATATGAGCAAACAGCCGCGCAAATCGTCGAGGCCATCGGCGGCAAGGAGAACATTGTTGCCGCCACACATTGTGTGACCCGGCTTCGGTTTGCGCTCAAAGACGAAGGGAAAGTTGACAAAGAGGCGCTCGAACGCATTGACGTCGTCAAAGGATCGTTTTCGGCTAACGGCCAGTTTCAAGTCGTCATCGGCCAAGGGCTTGTGGATAAAGTGTATAACGACCTTGTTGAACTGACGGGCGTCGGACGGGCGACAAAGCAGGAAATAAAAGATGCGGCGGAAGCGAAGCTCAACCCGCTGCAACGTGCGATCAAGACGCTCGCCGACATTTTTATCCCGATTTTGCCGGCGATCGTGACAGCTGGTTTGTTAATGGGGATTAACAACGTTTTAACCGGACCAGGTATTTTTTATGAAGGGAAATCGTTTGTCGACGTGCATCAACAATGGGCTGATTTGGCGAACATCATCAACTTGATCGCCAATACAGCGTTCGTCTTCCTGCCTGGTTTGATCGGTTGGTCGGCGGTGACGAAATTCGGCGGCAGTCCGCTGTTGGGAATTGTTCTTGGCTTGATGCTCGTCCACCCGGATTTGTTGAATGCTTGGGGCTGGGGGGCGGCGAAACAAGAAGGGGAAATTCCAGTTTGGAATTTATTTGGGCTTGAAGTGCAAAAAGTCGGCTACCAAGGGCAGGTATTGCCGGTGTTGGTGGCTTCGTACGTATTGGCGAAAATCGAGCTGTTTTTGCGCAAGCGCATTCCGGATGCGTTTCAACTGTTGCTTGTCGCACCGCTTGCACTGCTTGTTACAGGTTTCTTGGCATTTATCGCCATTGGTCCTGTCACGTTTACAATCGGGAATGCGATTACGAGCTTGTTTGTCGGGATTTTTGACAATGTTCCAGCCATTGGCGGTTTGCTATATGGCGCGTTGTATGCGCCGCTTGTCGTCACCGGGATGCACCATACGTTCTTGCCGGTTGACTTGCAGTTGATCACCAGCACAGGCGGGACGTTCTTATGGCCGATTTTGGTCATGTCGAACATCGCTCAAGGCTCTGCGGCATTGGCGATGATGTTCGTCGCTAAAGACGAAAAGCTGCGCGGATTGTCGTTTACCTCCGCCGTCTCGGCCTATCTCGGCATTACCGAGCCAGCGATGTTCGGGGTCAACTTGCGCTTCCGTTTCCCGTTTATTGCCGCTATGGTCGGAGCGGCGATAGCAGGAATGTTTATCACGATCAATAAAGTTATCGCGCCATCGATCGGTGTCGGTGGTTTGCCGGGCTTCTTGTCGATCGTGCCGCAGAAATGGCTCCCGTTCTTTATCGGGATGGCGATTGCGATCGCGGTGCCGTTTGTGCTGACGTTTATCTTCGGCAAAGTGCGCAAAGCTGCACGCTAA
- a CDS encoding MerR family transcriptional regulator, producing MKTYTLREAAKKIGVTARDLKQWEKQLAEWITIPRTSQGARIYTEELVNRFRQIQTLLADGRSLHEIAAELKQANEPSSPPESAVMEGEIIDVPRLLRHGAPYIAEQLAARMKDEIVDALKRETTAVVQQAMDEVKGKLDDIGEQTRAAAETVHRSLHDYKEAWQQKTEQLHEHLETVVAFCHEEKTRQEEERKRLEQRILEREKAFRELVLSFRQTAASASTARTRADKWWKFW from the coding sequence ATGAAAACATATACGCTCCGCGAAGCGGCGAAAAAAATCGGGGTCACAGCCCGCGACTTGAAACAATGGGAAAAGCAACTTGCTGAATGGATTACGATTCCACGCACTTCCCAAGGAGCGCGCATTTACACTGAAGAGCTCGTCAACCGGTTCCGCCAAATCCAGACGCTGCTCGCCGACGGCCGCAGCCTGCACGAGATCGCTGCGGAATTGAAACAAGCCAATGAACCGTCCTCTCCCCCGGAATCGGCGGTGATGGAAGGGGAAATTATCGATGTTCCCCGCTTGTTGCGCCATGGCGCTCCATACATAGCCGAGCAGCTCGCTGCCCGCATGAAAGATGAGATCGTCGATGCCTTAAAGCGGGAAACAACAGCGGTCGTGCAGCAGGCGATGGATGAGGTAAAAGGGAAGCTTGATGATATCGGCGAGCAAACGAGAGCAGCCGCCGAAACGGTGCACCGCTCGCTTCATGATTACAAAGAAGCTTGGCAGCAAAAAACCGAACAGCTGCATGAACATTTGGAAACGGTCGTCGCGTTTTGCCACGAGGAAAAGACAAGACAGGAGGAAGAGCGGAAACGGTTGGAACAGCGCATTTTGGAACGGGAGAAAGCGTTCCGGGAACTCGTCCTTTCCTTCCGCCAAACAGCGGCAAGCGCCAGCACCGCCCGAACCCGGGCGGACAAATGGTGGAAGTTTTGGTGA